The following are encoded in a window of Bdellovibrio svalbardensis genomic DNA:
- the xseA gene encoding exodeoxyribonuclease VII large subunit, translated as MSDSSNTPNQPLRKSDFSAQISLGENVLAEKSNEPSVLSVEQLNIYIKQLLEGQVGQVWVRGELSNFKAHTSGHFYFSLKDSKSQIMAVMFRGNNARLKFKPTDGMEVILRGRITVYEPRGNYQLMCDMMEPVGAGALQKAFEQLKVKLKSEGLFEATRKRPIPTFPRHIAIVTSPTGAAIRDIINVLSRRAKSIQVTVVPTVVQGEGAALKISEALLKATTLPGVDVIIVGRGGGSIEDMWCFNDEKLARQIAASPIPVISAVGHEIDFTIADFVADLRAPTPSAAAELVAKSSSELSNKVKAAERMLHMSFEKKMKYLREKMLGLSKRLVDPQRRLQDLELRNDDLLTRLELAMNRVVAVRKHRVELLQQKLGSPQNLIDRKKKELEYFFARSEKALLYSIEKKKARLSRVMAMLDSMSPLKVVERGYSIVTKNNEVIKSASQVKKGDMLDIRLAQGSLTAVVDTVAETVKKD; from the coding sequence ATGTCCGATAGCTCAAACACTCCAAATCAGCCTCTTCGTAAATCAGATTTTAGTGCCCAAATTTCTTTGGGTGAAAATGTGCTTGCGGAAAAATCCAACGAGCCCTCAGTACTTTCTGTTGAGCAATTGAATATTTATATTAAACAGCTGTTAGAGGGCCAAGTTGGTCAGGTGTGGGTGCGCGGGGAGCTTTCAAATTTCAAAGCGCATACTTCCGGGCATTTCTATTTCAGTTTAAAAGATTCTAAATCCCAGATCATGGCGGTGATGTTTCGCGGGAATAATGCCCGTTTGAAATTCAAGCCCACTGACGGCATGGAAGTCATTCTGCGCGGACGTATCACGGTTTATGAACCGCGCGGGAACTATCAGTTGATGTGTGACATGATGGAGCCGGTGGGTGCGGGGGCTTTGCAAAAAGCTTTCGAACAACTCAAGGTGAAGTTGAAGTCAGAAGGTCTTTTCGAGGCGACAAGAAAACGTCCTATCCCGACATTTCCTCGCCATATCGCCATTGTGACTTCGCCAACAGGTGCGGCAATTCGCGATATCATCAATGTTCTTTCGCGCAGAGCAAAGTCTATTCAAGTCACGGTTGTGCCGACAGTTGTTCAGGGTGAGGGCGCGGCTTTAAAAATCAGCGAGGCCTTGTTGAAGGCCACGACTCTGCCAGGCGTGGATGTGATTATCGTTGGGCGTGGCGGGGGATCCATTGAAGACATGTGGTGCTTCAATGACGAAAAACTGGCAAGACAAATTGCGGCCAGCCCCATTCCGGTTATTTCAGCAGTAGGACACGAGATTGATTTTACGATTGCTGACTTTGTGGCGGATCTTCGTGCGCCGACTCCATCGGCCGCGGCAGAGCTGGTAGCGAAAAGTTCATCAGAACTTTCAAACAAAGTAAAAGCGGCAGAGCGCATGCTGCATATGTCTTTTGAGAAAAAGATGAAGTATCTGCGTGAAAAGATGCTGGGTCTTTCTAAACGCTTAGTGGATCCGCAACGTCGCCTGCAGGATCTTGAACTGCGCAACGATGACCTGTTGACTCGTCTTGAGTTGGCGATGAATCGTGTCGTCGCTGTCCGTAAGCATCGTGTGGAGCTTTTGCAGCAAAAGCTGGGCAGTCCGCAAAATTTGATCGATCGTAAGAAAAAGGAATTGGAATATTTCTTCGCGCGATCTGAGAAGGCTTTGTTGTACTCTATCGAAAAGAAGAAGGCGCGGCTAAGTCGTGTGATGGCCATGCTGGACAGTATGAGTCCGCTCAAAGTTGTTGAGCGTGGCTATTCAATTGTAACCAAGAATAATGAAGTTATTAAATCAGCAAGCCAAGTGAAGAAGGGCGACATGCTCGATATTCGATTGGCGCAAGGTTCACTAACGGCTGTTGTCGATACAGTGGCTGAAACAGTGAAGAAGGATTAA